The Bradyrhizobium sp. CCGB01 genome segment ACGGATGCTGCTGTCTTGAGACGCTCGAAGAAACTCACGATCTTTTTCGCCTGGCTTGCTTTTCCATGAACGTCGTTGGCTCGCTACCGATAACGCATTGCGAACCGGGGAGCTACGGGGACCGCGCACAAAATCGGCTTTGAGCCGCGTTGCGGATAGGGCCCTCCCCGCTTCGAGAGTTTGGTGCACTGTCAAGCCGAAGGTTATTCTCAGTTCGCAAACCGCGTATAACGCGGCTAAGGACGGCGCACTTCGAAATACGTTTTGCCGCCACGTTGAAATCCCACGCCCTCATAGAAGCGCAGGGTGGTCTCCCGCTTCGAACCTGTCGCCAACAGGACTTTGTAGCAGTCGGCTTGCCATGCAACATCAAGCGCATAGGTAAGAATGCGTCGACCGAGGCCCTGACGACGGTAGTTGGCGTGGGTGACGACATTCTCAATCACGCCATATGATCGGCCGCCTCGCGACAGGTTGGGCACGATCGCGAGCGTGCACGAAGATACAAGCAGCTCCGCTGCTTGCGCCACGATCACGGTCATGAAGCTGGATGAGAGCAATGTCGACCAGACGCGCTCAGCGGTCGCCGCGTCCAGCTGAGGATCGTCTGGATGAAGGTGTCGGTAAAGGTTCACCACCTCGGGAAGATCGTGTTCTACCGCGGGGCGAACGATGATTTCAGCCATTTAAGAGATACCAGGGATCAGATTTTGCAGAATACCATCGGAAGCGGCCAGATGCTCACGCGAGGATGCCGTGATCGATCCGGCGCGAAGCTGCGCATCGTCGCCCTGTGCACGAACGCAGCAGGCTATCAAGCGGTGCTTCAGTTGCAGATTTCCAGCATAGCCCTGGGTCTGCCGTCGCCGGAAGCCGCGCCAGAGCCGCCGGGGACCAGCTTGCATCCGGACCGCACTGGCCTGCACCCTGCTCCATTGCAAAACATCTGGCCGTTAGCCTGTGGCTTGACCGGTGCGGATTCGACCTGCTTGCGCTGCTCGTCACGTCCCTTGGAGTCCTCGCGCGCAGCCGCAGGCTTCTTCTCCGGAAACTTCTCGCATTCATTGTCGTCACTGACGCGGAAGCCGGCGCGGCAGGTAATCTTGACGCATCGATCGCCGTCCGCCTTAAATCCGCGCTCGCAAATCAGCGGACAGACGCGGCCTTGCCTGGCCTTGATGGCGTCCAGCGTATCGAGGCTCGCGACCTTTGCGTCGAGCTTCGTTCCGGCGAATTTGTTGAACGTCGAAAGCGCCCGCTGCGAGGTCGCACTCCAGTCGCCCTCCGCAGTGGCAGTGAGACAGCCGACACGACGCAATTCCAGTTGTACCAGCTTTGCGATGTCCTGCGGCGATAGCGCGGACTGGGTCGGTGCCGGCGCGAGAGCGGCAACGTTCTGCTGGCTTTCCACACCCGCTTGCTTGTCGAGGGCTTGCTTCTCGGCCGCCCGTCTTTCGGCAGCTTCCTTGTCCGCGAGCGCCTTGGCCTCGGCAGCCGCCTTGTCGTTTGCGATCTTGTCGGCGAGCGCCTTCTCCGCGGCCTGCTTCTCCGCCATCGCTTTGGCGACGGCGGCCTC includes the following:
- a CDS encoding GNAT family N-acetyltransferase, which gives rise to MAEIIVRPAVEHDLPEVVNLYRHLHPDDPQLDAATAERVWSTLLSSSFMTVIVAQAAELLVSSCTLAIVPNLSRGGRSYGVIENVVTHANYRRQGLGRRILTYALDVAWQADCYKVLLATGSKRETTLRFYEGVGFQRGGKTYFEVRRP